In one window of Candidatus Bathyarchaeia archaeon DNA:
- the pheT gene encoding phenylalanine--tRNA ligase subunit beta encodes MPTIEVEREDLESLLGMKLPQNPESLDELLSFIKGEVKYVSEKEIHIDIKDSNRADIWGVEGIARALRGILGIEKGLKRYEVSGESGVEVIVNPRLKNIRPYIACAVVKDVRLSDAAIRHIMRFQDKMDQTYGRSRRRTSIGLYDFDLITPPLQYTVSRPHETRFVPLGFDEEMTLAEILKKHPKGIEYGHIVKQFDVWPIFIDSRNKVLSFPPIINSNDLGKVTVKTKNVLVEVTGTSYKTVLYTLTNIILALADRGGRIYSAKIHYPYEDLGDAITPDLKTEKTRVSLSYIRKVIGIPLSLNEVMDLLERSRYGISEVVDDEIVIEIPCYRPDIMHPIDIVEDIAIAYDLNRMEPIWPKMSTVGGLSRETYLRNLVREIMVGLGYQEVLTFTLTNPNTLFEKMNIPPEKIIEIANPKISSMTCLRNWLLPSLMEFLSHNTHVEYPQKIFEVGYCVIPDETQPNKARDVEKLACVIIHSEAGFTKIKSALNSLFSNLGLKYSLEETSHGSFIEGRVGKIVVGGEEVGFMGEINPQVLQNWGLENPAAAFELNLSKIWGLLRK; translated from the coding sequence ATGCCGACCATTGAGGTTGAACGTGAAGACCTAGAATCTCTTCTAGGGATGAAGCTTCCACAAAACCCTGAATCTCTAGACGAGCTTCTATCATTCATAAAGGGTGAAGTAAAATATGTTAGCGAAAAAGAGATTCACATAGATATTAAAGATAGTAATCGCGCTGACATATGGGGCGTTGAGGGAATAGCGCGTGCCTTAAGAGGAATACTTGGTATTGAGAAAGGACTAAAACGCTATGAGGTATCTGGCGAATCCGGTGTTGAGGTTATAGTTAATCCGCGCCTGAAAAATATACGCCCATACATTGCATGTGCAGTCGTTAAAGATGTAAGGCTAAGCGATGCTGCAATACGCCATATAATGCGCTTCCAAGACAAGATGGATCAGACTTATGGACGGAGTAGGCGCAGGACGTCAATAGGACTCTACGACTTCGACCTAATTACTCCTCCATTACAATATACTGTTTCCAGACCGCATGAAACAAGATTTGTTCCTTTAGGTTTCGATGAGGAGATGACGTTGGCTGAAATATTAAAGAAGCACCCGAAAGGAATAGAGTATGGACACATAGTTAAACAATTCGATGTCTGGCCAATTTTCATAGACTCAAGAAACAAAGTTTTATCTTTTCCGCCTATAATTAACTCAAATGATCTTGGGAAAGTAACCGTTAAAACAAAGAATGTCCTCGTAGAAGTAACTGGCACATCATATAAGACTGTCTTATACACTTTGACAAACATTATTTTAGCCTTGGCTGATAGGGGTGGAAGAATATACTCGGCCAAAATACACTACCCATATGAAGATTTGGGAGATGCTATAACACCAGATCTTAAAACCGAAAAAACGCGTGTAAGCCTCAGTTACATAAGGAAGGTCATAGGGATTCCTTTAAGTCTAAATGAAGTTATGGATCTCTTAGAGAGGTCTAGGTATGGGATTTCAGAGGTTGTTGACGATGAGATTGTTATTGAGATACCGTGCTATCGCCCAGATATAATGCATCCAATAGATATAGTTGAGGATATAGCCATAGCCTACGACCTAAATAGGATGGAGCCAATATGGCCTAAAATGTCAACTGTTGGTGGTCTATCACGTGAAACATATCTCCGCAATCTTGTCAGGGAAATTATGGTAGGCTTAGGATACCAAGAAGTTCTAACATTCACTCTAACAAATCCGAACACACTCTTTGAGAAGATGAATATTCCGCCTGAGAAGATCATTGAGATTGCAAATCCAAAGATTTCGTCTATGACATGCTTAAGAAACTGGCTTCTGCCGAGTTTAATGGAGTTCTTAAGCCATAACACGCATGTTGAGTATCCCCAGAAGATTTTTGAGGTCGGATACTGTGTTATACCCGATGAAACGCAACCAAATAAAGCTAGGGACGTCGAGAAATTGGCATGCGTAATAATACACTCCGAGGCTGGTTTCACGAAGATTAAGTCCGCGCTAAACTCATTATTCTCTAACTTAGGGCTTAAATATAGCCTAGAGGAGACGAGTCATGGAAGCTTCATTGAGGGGCGTGTTGGAAAAATAGTTGTCGGTGGTGAGGAGGTTGGTTTTATGGGCGAGATAAACCCGCAGGTGCTCCAGAATTGGGGGCTAGAAAATCCAGCAGCAGCCTTCGAGCTAAACCTCAGCAAAATATGGGGTCTCTTGAGAAAATAG
- a CDS encoding glycosyl hydrolase, whose amino-acid sequence MTKYEIFKNPPPEFRGVPFWSINDRLDLKEVARQIALIANCGYGGVLFHAREGLTTPFLGEEWFRAFESAVNEAKKHSIYMWIYDELCWPSGFAGGIIPAMGSEYRAKALIMIISDRAYSGNEVIATFKCKLNDGGLLYMYEVAKPGEEGDGYIYLSFINYVASPGEVWFNGLSYVDLLDSEVVRKFLDVAYDPYVKRFKDKIGKNILGVFTDEPNISSSRPGILSLRDPIPPRGSRFPIFAIPWTNNFIERFKSMNGYNVIDKLPELFFDVGSYMKTRYDFWRTITILFLEAFSKQIYEWCEEHRLKFTGHYLHEDDLLGQLIGGGAVMPHYEYQHIPGIDHLGMHIWGSLLTAKQVSSVANQLGKERVLCETYGCTGNYPSFADRKWIGDWLYAMGINFLNHHLIPYSMRGRRKRDYGLNFHWSQPWWKYNRTLEDYFARLSYVLSRGKRVVNVLVIHPIGSA is encoded by the coding sequence TTGACTAAATATGAGATATTTAAGAACCCGCCGCCTGAATTCAGGGGTGTACCATTCTGGTCAATAAATGATAGGCTTGATTTAAAAGAAGTTGCACGGCAGATCGCTTTAATTGCTAATTGTGGATATGGGGGTGTATTATTTCATGCTAGGGAAGGGTTAACCACGCCTTTTTTAGGCGAAGAATGGTTTAGAGCATTTGAATCAGCAGTTAATGAAGCAAAAAAGCATAGCATATACATGTGGATATATGATGAACTCTGCTGGCCATCGGGTTTTGCAGGCGGTATTATCCCAGCTATGGGCTCTGAATATAGGGCTAAAGCTCTAATTATGATTATTAGTGATAGGGCTTATAGTGGTAACGAAGTCATAGCGACATTTAAGTGTAAATTGAATGATGGAGGGTTGCTATATATGTATGAGGTGGCTAAACCAGGCGAAGAGGGTGATGGTTACATCTACTTATCTTTCATTAATTATGTGGCTTCTCCAGGCGAAGTATGGTTTAATGGCTTAAGCTACGTTGACTTACTTGACTCGGAAGTTGTTAGAAAATTTCTTGATGTTGCTTACGATCCATATGTGAAGCGCTTTAAAGATAAGATTGGTAAAAACATTCTGGGAGTATTTACGGACGAACCAAATATATCAAGCAGTAGACCTGGAATACTTAGTCTCAGAGACCCTATCCCCCCTAGGGGATCTAGGTTCCCTATATTTGCTATACCCTGGACTAATAATTTCATTGAGCGCTTCAAGAGCATGAATGGTTATAATGTTATAGATAAGCTGCCGGAATTATTTTTCGATGTTGGCAGTTACATGAAAACACGTTATGATTTCTGGAGAACAATAACCATTCTATTTCTGGAGGCTTTTTCCAAACAAATATATGAGTGGTGTGAGGAGCATAGGTTAAAGTTTACTGGACATTATTTGCATGAAGACGATCTTCTTGGCCAACTAATAGGTGGAGGCGCGGTAATGCCTCACTATGAGTACCAACATATACCTGGAATAGACCATTTAGGCATGCATATTTGGGGCTCTCTGCTTACAGCTAAGCAAGTTTCAAGTGTGGCAAATCAGCTTGGGAAGGAGAGGGTTTTATGTGAGACGTATGGTTGCACTGGCAATTATCCCTCTTTTGCGGATAGAAAATGGATCGGTGACTGGCTTTATGCTATGGGAATAAACTTTTTGAATCATCACTTAATCCCCTATTCAATGCGCGGCAGAAGAAAAAGAGATTATGGACTTAACTTTCATTGGAGCCAACCGTGGTGGAAATACAATAGGACTTTAGAGGATTACTTTGCAAGATTAAGCTATGTGCTCTCCCGTGGGAAACGGGTAGTTAATGTGTTAGTTATCCACCCGATTGGCAGCGCATAG
- a CDS encoding phenylalanine--tRNA ligase subunit alpha translates to MELRENERKVLLALRDLGRRATISSLIESSGLAHASVMRAILSLESKNLVKVSEKKVTKVSLNEEGRLYFEKKLPERRLVDTLRMMGGEASIADALRAASIGSEDAAIALGWLVRKGWAKIDQKEQKIKLLKEPEIGADERLISMLGTAGTLVIEDLNEVFRDAFKMLKGRRIVEAREEAVREIELTEEGWNLLKRGLEIIEEITQLTPELIITGKWREKKLVKYDIKAPAPQVWPGKKHPYLRFLDEMREKLVALGFKEMNGPIVEINFFNCDGLYMPQDHPAREIHDIYLVKEPEYGDLTPYKRFLEQVKETHECGWKTGSRGWGYKFSLLMAARLILRSHTTAVSIRTLISEDLEIPGKYFAVARCYRPELVDRTHLSEFNQVEGIVVGEDLTLRDLLGILERFAIDIAGADKVKFKPDYFPFTEPSIELSAYKEGYGWMEFGGSGIFRPEVTLPLGIDVPVLAWGLGVDRLFMMKAGIDDIRYLFTHDLEWLRRKGMI, encoded by the coding sequence GTGGAACTACGTGAGAATGAAAGAAAGGTCCTTTTAGCATTAAGGGACTTAGGTAGGAGGGCGACAATAAGTAGTCTCATCGAATCTAGCGGGCTGGCGCACGCATCCGTCATGAGAGCAATCTTATCACTTGAATCAAAAAATCTCGTAAAAGTTAGTGAGAAAAAAGTTACGAAGGTCTCGCTTAATGAGGAGGGCAGATTATATTTTGAGAAAAAATTGCCTGAGAGACGGTTAGTTGATACCTTAAGGATGATGGGTGGTGAAGCATCGATAGCGGATGCTTTAAGAGCGGCATCAATCGGGTCTGAAGATGCTGCTATAGCGTTGGGCTGGCTTGTACGTAAGGGTTGGGCTAAGATAGATCAGAAAGAGCAGAAGATTAAGCTCCTGAAGGAGCCGGAGATTGGTGCTGATGAACGCCTTATATCGATGCTTGGAACTGCGGGGACATTAGTGATTGAAGACTTAAATGAAGTTTTCAGAGATGCATTTAAGATGCTTAAAGGAAGGAGGATAGTTGAAGCGCGCGAGGAAGCAGTTAGAGAAATAGAGCTGACAGAAGAGGGCTGGAATCTTCTAAAGAGAGGCTTAGAAATTATTGAAGAAATAACACAGCTAACACCAGAGCTCATAATTACGGGAAAGTGGCGTGAAAAGAAACTTGTAAAATATGATATTAAGGCTCCTGCACCACAGGTATGGCCAGGCAAGAAGCATCCGTATTTAAGGTTTCTTGATGAAATGCGTGAGAAACTTGTTGCCCTAGGCTTTAAGGAGATGAATGGTCCAATAGTTGAGATAAACTTCTTCAATTGCGATGGGCTTTACATGCCGCAGGATCATCCTGCGAGGGAGATTCATGATATATACCTTGTTAAGGAGCCGGAGTATGGTGACTTGACACCATATAAGCGTTTTCTTGAGCAAGTAAAGGAGACGCATGAATGTGGTTGGAAGACGGGTTCAAGAGGCTGGGGCTATAAATTCTCGCTTCTCATGGCGGCTAGACTAATATTACGCAGCCACACGACAGCTGTTAGCATAAGAACACTAATAAGTGAGGATCTTGAAATACCGGGAAAATATTTCGCTGTTGCACGTTGCTATAGACCAGAGCTAGTCGATAGAACACACTTGAGCGAGTTTAATCAGGTTGAGGGCATAGTTGTCGGGGAAGACTTAACGTTACGTGATCTTTTAGGAATACTTGAGCGCTTCGCAATAGATATAGCTGGAGCTGACAAGGTTAAATTTAAACCAGACTACTTCCCATTTACTGAGCCGAGCATTGAACTCTCAGCCTATAAAGAGGGTTATGGTTGGATGGAGTTTGGCGGCTCCGGGATATTCCGTCCAGAAGTAACGCTTCCATTAGGTATCGATGTTCCAGTTTTAGCTTGGGGTCTAGGTGTTGATCGTTTATTCATGATGAAGGCTGGAATAGATGATATACGTTATTTATTCACCCATGATCTTGAATGGCTAAGAAGAAAGGGGATGATATGA
- a CDS encoding ATPase domain-containing protein yields the protein MQKCSKDRVSTGDQNLDRLMEGGFPKGSLILLAGNPGVGKTVFGANFICKGVKDFDETGVYVSLAEDRETFYSNISKHFGTNCEECGKRGMCIFLDYATVKEEGISAMLESILEEIMKVNAKRLVIDSFTAMAQAFKEQFESRIILHTILGKIVRKMGCTTLLICEVPYGANMISKGMEEFVADGVIVLRTSSLEERLFRDLEIKKMRGTFIKEREISFTLKMGFRVIQPFKFELIEKPSRCKLIPHSPVKFTTASSDLNCLLEGGFKRGTVSLLEIGDNVSFEQYLFSVLAPIQWNFINNGQPIISIPSPGIDHKIILANIMQGGFTEEELSSLYRFIEPKYSEWNSQSLCSVNIKGKSIEEDFEIIVDETLKMMNRTGKPPLLVLSANTFIYYYGISNAIKALSVLSTIIKEHNSLMLVFLKPGFERVGRMLGAMADTHLKIIREHGAIFLYGVKPRTPLHAVELDVSEGYPIPKLTPVV from the coding sequence ATGCAAAAGTGCTCTAAAGACCGTGTATCCACTGGTGACCAAAATTTAGACCGCCTGATGGAGGGCGGCTTTCCTAAAGGCAGCCTAATACTTTTAGCTGGAAATCCAGGTGTTGGAAAGACTGTTTTTGGAGCAAATTTCATCTGTAAGGGTGTTAAGGATTTTGACGAGACCGGCGTATATGTCTCTTTAGCTGAGGATAGGGAGACATTTTATAGCAATATTTCAAAGCACTTTGGCACCAACTGTGAAGAATGTGGGAAAAGGGGAATGTGCATTTTCTTAGATTACGCTACTGTTAAAGAGGAAGGCATATCCGCAATGCTAGAATCAATTCTTGAGGAAATAATGAAGGTTAACGCTAAACGTCTTGTAATAGACTCATTTACAGCTATGGCGCAGGCATTTAAGGAACAATTTGAATCAAGAATTATTCTTCATACGATATTGGGAAAGATTGTTAGGAAAATGGGTTGCACAACACTATTAATATGTGAAGTTCCCTATGGAGCAAATATGATATCTAAAGGAATGGAGGAATTCGTTGCCGATGGAGTAATAGTATTAAGGACCAGCAGCCTCGAGGAGAGATTATTTAGAGACTTAGAGATTAAGAAGATGAGGGGAACATTCATTAAAGAAAGGGAGATATCATTTACTTTAAAGATGGGATTTCGGGTAATTCAACCATTTAAGTTTGAGCTGATAGAGAAACCCTCTAGATGCAAACTTATTCCGCATTCTCCAGTAAAGTTTACAACGGCTTCATCAGATCTAAATTGCCTCCTAGAAGGTGGCTTTAAACGTGGAACAGTATCTCTCTTAGAAATTGGGGATAACGTATCATTCGAGCAGTATCTTTTCAGCGTACTGGCCCCTATCCAATGGAATTTTATAAATAATGGACAACCAATTATATCCATACCTTCACCAGGCATTGACCATAAGATTATATTAGCAAACATTATGCAGGGCGGCTTCACCGAAGAAGAACTAAGTAGCCTATATAGGTTCATTGAACCCAAATATTCAGAGTGGAACAGCCAAAGTTTGTGTTCAGTTAATATAAAGGGTAAAAGTATAGAGGAGGATTTCGAGATAATTGTTGATGAGACTCTTAAAATGATGAATAGAACTGGTAAACCGCCATTATTGGTCTTGAGTGCTAATACTTTCATCTACTACTATGGGATATCTAATGCAATAAAAGCGTTAAGTGTTCTCTCCACAATAATAAAAGAGCATAATTCATTGATGCTTGTGTTCCTCAAGCCAGGTTTTGAGAGAGTAGGTAGAATGCTCGGCGCTATGGCGGACACCCACCTGAAAATTATTAGAGAGCATGGAGCGATTTTTCTTTATGGGGTTAAACCGCGTACGCCGCTTCATGCTGTAGAATTAGATGTCTCAGAGGGATACCCGATACCTAAACTTACACCGGTGGTTTAG
- a CDS encoding FprA family A-type flavoprotein: MKPRILKDGVYWVGAIDWDKRLFDELIPLPDGTSYNAYSLIGNGGTALIDTVDPAMTNVLVDNLRKLNIKHIDYIIVNHAEQDHSGALPTILNLYPEAKVIATPRCKDMLIDLLLIPGDRVQTVSDGEKLSLGNKTLEFIHFPWVHWPETMLTYLREDAILFSCDLFGSHLATSNLYAVDESIVFEAAKRYYAEIMMPFRLIIQRNIEKMRSLEISMIAPSHGPVYHKPNFILEAYRDWVYNPPKNLVVLPYVSMHGSTKAMVDYLVSALINRGVGVQQFGLPRADIGKLAMALVDAATVVIGSPTVLGGPHPAAAYAAHLISALRPKIMFATIIGSYGWGTTITQQISQLLSPLKVEFLEPVLVRGYPKEDTFKALDRLANEILERHKRHGLV, encoded by the coding sequence ATGAAGCCCAGGATTCTGAAGGATGGAGTTTACTGGGTTGGAGCCATAGATTGGGATAAACGGCTCTTCGATGAACTAATACCCCTTCCAGACGGAACCAGCTACAACGCCTATTCATTGATTGGAAATGGGGGAACCGCACTAATAGACACAGTCGATCCAGCCATGACCAATGTCCTAGTGGACAACTTGAGGAAGCTAAACATTAAACACATAGATTATATTATTGTAAATCATGCTGAACAAGACCATTCCGGAGCCCTTCCAACAATACTTAATCTATATCCAGAGGCGAAAGTTATTGCCACACCGAGATGTAAGGATATGCTCATAGATTTACTATTGATCCCAGGGGATAGAGTTCAAACTGTTAGTGATGGTGAGAAATTATCTCTGGGAAATAAAACGCTCGAATTCATCCATTTCCCATGGGTTCACTGGCCTGAGACAATGCTGACATACCTACGTGAGGACGCCATACTATTTTCCTGCGACTTGTTCGGCTCACACCTCGCAACCTCAAATCTATATGCGGTTGATGAATCAATCGTTTTTGAGGCTGCTAAAAGATATTATGCTGAAATAATGATGCCCTTCCGGCTGATAATACAGAGAAATATAGAGAAAATGAGAAGCCTAGAAATCAGCATGATTGCGCCAAGCCATGGACCAGTCTATCATAAGCCGAACTTTATACTTGAAGCCTATCGAGACTGGGTTTATAATCCGCCGAAAAATCTTGTTGTTTTACCCTATGTGTCGATGCATGGAAGCACGAAAGCTATGGTTGATTATCTGGTTTCGGCACTTATAAATAGAGGTGTTGGCGTCCAACAATTCGGTCTACCAAGGGCTGATATTGGAAAATTAGCAATGGCTCTTGTCGACGCAGCAACGGTAGTCATAGGCTCGCCAACAGTTCTAGGCGGTCCACATCCGGCGGCAGCCTATGCCGCGCATTTAATAAGCGCATTAAGACCTAAAATCATGTTCGCTACGATAATAGGCTCTTACGGTTGGGGAACAACTATAACTCAGCAAATATCCCAACTACTCTCACCACTTAAGGTAGAGTTTCTCGAACCAGTTCTAGTAAGAGGTTATCCTAAAGAGGATACATTTAAAGCCTTAGATAGACTTGCAAATGAAATATTGGAGAGACATAAAAGGCATGGTCTGGTATAG
- the fen gene encoding flap endonuclease-1, with product MGVDLGDLVPRTPIDLSSLSGKSVAIDAYNALYQFLAIIRQPDGTPLMDHTGKITSHLSGLFYRTCNLLELGIKPIYVFDGTPPDLKEAEIKRRMKVKEEAIKKYEAALREGRLEEARMYAQMTSHLKDYMSDDAKRLLTLMGVPWVQAPSEGEAQAAHIVKRGDANFCASQDYDSLLFGAPYLLRNLTISGRRKLPRKDVYVEITPEIIELKRVLNELGITHKQLIDIGILIGTDFNPDGVKGIGPKSALKLIKTYGSLEAALSAIKDAEFPVEPVKIREIFLHPNVTDNYKIEWKEPNVEGVLDFLCSEKDFSEDRVRKALEKAIEGIRKIRGKRTLEAWF from the coding sequence ATGGGTGTTGATTTAGGAGATTTAGTTCCAAGAACACCAATAGATTTGAGTAGCTTAAGCGGCAAATCTGTGGCCATAGACGCCTATAACGCCCTATACCAGTTTTTGGCAATAATTAGACAGCCTGATGGGACACCACTCATGGATCATACTGGTAAGATTACAAGCCACTTAAGCGGCTTATTCTATAGAACATGCAATTTGCTTGAGCTGGGAATAAAGCCCATATATGTTTTCGATGGGACACCTCCAGATCTTAAAGAGGCTGAGATTAAGAGGCGAATGAAGGTTAAAGAGGAGGCGATAAAGAAGTATGAGGCGGCTTTAAGGGAGGGGAGACTTGAAGAGGCACGTATGTATGCGCAGATGACATCGCATCTAAAGGACTATATGTCTGATGATGCTAAACGGTTATTAACACTCATGGGCGTGCCCTGGGTTCAGGCTCCCTCTGAGGGTGAGGCTCAAGCAGCGCATATAGTTAAGAGGGGTGATGCGAATTTCTGTGCTAGTCAGGATTATGATAGTCTACTTTTTGGCGCGCCATACTTACTTAGAAATCTAACAATCTCTGGTAGGAGAAAGCTTCCTAGAAAAGACGTTTACGTGGAGATTACTCCGGAGATAATTGAGCTTAAGCGAGTTCTTAATGAGCTGGGTATAACGCATAAACAGCTAATTGATATAGGCATATTAATTGGAACAGACTTTAATCCAGACGGTGTTAAGGGTATAGGCCCAAAAAGCGCCCTAAAGCTTATCAAGACCTATGGAAGTCTAGAAGCAGCGTTGTCAGCAATAAAGGATGCAGAGTTTCCAGTTGAGCCAGTAAAGATAAGGGAAATATTCCTGCATCCGAACGTTACAGATAACTATAAGATAGAGTGGAAGGAGCCAAACGTTGAGGGGGTTCTAGATTTTCTCTGTAGTGAAAAAGATTTCTCGGAGGATCGGGTGCGTAAGGCTCTGGAGAAAGCTATTGAGGGTATAAGAAAAATTAGGGGTAAGAGAACACTGGAGGCTTGGTTTTAA
- a CDS encoding PH domain-containing protein: MAGQGNVDELPKSIPGILRRDEQILWYGKPVFGSFVLHLGNMWGFVFVGSIIIAGIIGAFSVVPPATMPYGFGFIVALQIIVGLLMLFGPIVRNILAYNNTLYLITDRRVLIQTGAIGIDTRIIEFDRIQEIYVTIDFVDKIFGTGSIRISTAAGWPEQAYVPTLTALNNPYQIHSILQNAIERRGR, translated from the coding sequence TTGGCTGGACAAGGAAATGTAGACGAGCTGCCGAAGAGCATACCGGGTATTCTGAGGAGGGATGAGCAGATTTTATGGTATGGGAAGCCAGTTTTCGGCTCTTTCGTGCTGCATTTGGGGAATATGTGGGGCTTTGTTTTTGTTGGTTCCATCATTATTGCGGGTATTATAGGTGCTTTCTCCGTGGTTCCGCCCGCAACTATGCCTTATGGTTTTGGGTTTATCGTGGCGCTTCAGATTATAGTTGGCTTACTGATGCTCTTCGGCCCAATAGTTCGGAACATCTTAGCATACAATAACACGCTTTATTTAATAACTGATAGGAGGGTTCTGATTCAAACTGGGGCAATAGGTATTGACACGAGGATAATCGAGTTTGACAGAATACAAGAAATCTATGTAACAATAGATTTCGTAGATAAAATTTTTGGAACAGGAAGCATAAGGATATCAACCGCCGCTGGATGGCCTGAGCAAGCCTATGTGCCAACGCTTACGGCTCTAAATAATCCCTATCAAATTCACAGCATCCTCCAGAATGCCATAGAGAGAAGAGGGCGCTGA